The following are encoded together in the Glycine max cultivar Williams 82 chromosome 8, Glycine_max_v4.0, whole genome shotgun sequence genome:
- the LOC106799535 gene encoding zinc finger protein 3 yields MESNVEAKSNHGKVSASASASNKSPPMKKDLICKYCNKKFNNYQALGGHQNAHKNERAAAQKQKILSMASAYNKNSYADGFVNSNQSYGFGGKILGVSPLSMTRFKPHYYSNWPHNHMSHVAWPRHQILNSVQPTIHQLQTLMMADQGSGFYRHHKSYQQPLSFPILREGAVLNSGSQSELLNPSLCYKGNNFGLASNSSIIPQNGIIEGSEDLNIKTSGEAKNSFSSMLANGDVMELDLTLKI; encoded by the coding sequence atggaaaGCAATGTTGAAGCAAAAAGCAATCATGGAAAAGTTTctgcttctgcatcagcatcaAATAAGTCACCACCAATGAAGAAGGATTTAATTTGCAAGTATTGCAACAAGAAGTTCAATAATTATCAAGCCTTGGGTGGACATCAGAATGCACACAAGAATGAAAGAGCAGCAGCACAAAAACAGAAGATTCTTAGCATGGCTTCTGCTTATAACAAAAATTCATATGCTGATGGGTTTGTTAATTCAAACCAATCTTATGGATTTGGTGGCAAAATATTAGGGGTGTCACCACTATCCATGACTCGTTTTAAGCCCCATTATTATAGTAATTGGCCTCATAATCATATGTCACATGTTGCATGGCCAAGGCACCAGATTTTGAATAGTGTTCAACCCACCATTCATCAGTTGCAGACTTTGATGATGGCTGATCAAGGGAGTGGATTTTATCGGCACCATAAATCATATCAACAACCTTTAAGTTTTCCTATACTTAGAGAAGGAGCAGTACTAAATTCAGGTTCGCAATCAGAGTTATTAAATCCTAGTTTATGTTATAAGGGGAATAATTTTGGTCTAGCAAGCAATTCTTCAATAATACCTCAGAATGGAATCATAGAGGGGTCTGAGGATTTGAATATCAAGACTTCTGGTGAAGCAAAAAACAGTTTTTCTTCAATGCTTGCCAATGGAGACGTGATGGAGCTTGATTTGACTCTCAAAATTTAG
- the LOC100787481 gene encoding ubiquitin carboxyl-terminal hydrolase 6, translating to MSGPDTPLAHALSLGPNIKPQHTERRKGLNIFRFVLPFLQANLFTTLLCSFLPLTTTMITVSVRWQKEIFKDVELDTTQSAYVFKCQLYDLTGVPPERQKIMVKGGLLKDDADWSTVGVKEGQKLMMMGTADEVVKTPEKGTVFVEDLPEEEQVVAVGHTAGLFNLGNTCYMNSTLQCLHSVPELKSALTNYSHSGRNNDVDQSSHLLTIATRDLFNELDKSVKPVAPMQFWMVLRKKYPQFGQLHNGVFMQQDAEECWTQLLYTLSQSLRSLGISENPDAVKALFGIELISRIHCQESNEESSETESVYSLKCHISQEVNHLHEGIKHGLKSELEKASPVLGRSATYLKESRINALPRYLTVQFVRFFWKRESNQKAKILRKVDYPLELDVYDFCSDDLRKKLDAPRQILRNEEGKKLGLKVNEKSSVQKESDVKMSDAEGSLNGGEPSVVPMEEGEKETQMTGIYDLVAVLTHKGRSADSGHYVGWVKQENGKWIEFDDDNPKPKLEEDITRLSGGGDWHMAYIIMYKARVVSV from the exons ATGAGTGGGCCAGACACTCCTCTCGCTCACGCTCTCAGCCTCGGCCCAAATATAAAACCCCAACACACAGAAAGAAGGAAAGGCCTCAATATCTTTCGTTTCGTTTTGCCCTTTCTTCAAGCCAACCTCTTCACAACTCTTCTTTGTTCCTTTCTTCCTCTCACTACCACCATGATCACAG TAAGCGTAAGATGGCAAAAGGAGATTTTCAAAGATGTAGAACTTGACACTACCCAGTCTGCTTATGTTTTTAAATGCCAATTGTATGATTTGACTGGTGTGCCTCCtgaaagacaaaaaattatgGTCAAGGGTGGTCTTTTGAAG GATGATGCTGATTGGTCAACAGTAGGGGTGAAAGAG GGTCAAAAGCTAATGATGATGGGTACAGCTGATGAAGTTGTGAAGACTCCTGAGAAGGGAACTGTTTTTGTTGAAGATCTTCCAGAAGAAGAACAAGTAGTTGCTGTT GGACATACTGCTGGTCTTTTCAACTTGGGAAACACATGTTATATGAATTCAACATTGCAATGCCTCCATTCCGTACCTGAGTTAAAGTCAGCTTTGACTAA TTATTCACATTCAGGACGAAACAACGATGTCGATCAATCTTCTCATTTGTTGACCATTGCAACCCGTGACTTGTTCAACGAGCTTGATAAAAGTGTGAAGCCTGTGGCGCCAATGCAATTTTGGATG GTATTGCGGAAAAAATATCCTCAATTTGGCCAGCTGCATAATGGAGTTTTCATGCAACAG GATGCTGAAGAATGTTGGACACAACTTCTATACACTCTCTCTCAGTCCCTCAGATCCCTTGGAATTAG tgaaaatccCGATGCTGTGAAGGCACTCTTTGGCATAGAACTTATTAGCAG GATTCATTGTCAAGAGAGTAATGAAGAAAGCTCAGAAACAGAGTCTGTTTATTCACTTAAATGCCACATATCACAGGAGGTGAACCATTTGCACGAAGGGATAAAACAT GGGTTAAAATCTGAGTTAGAAAAGGCTTCGCCTGTATTGGGCCGTAGTGCTACATACTTGAAGGAATCACGCATCAATGCCTTGCCAAG GTACTTGACTGTTCAGTTTGTCCGTTTCTTTTGGAAGAGGGAATCCAACCAAAAGGCTAAGATTTTGCGG AAAGTAGATTATCCCCTGGAGTTGGatgtttatgatttttgttCAGATGATCTTCGTAAAAAATTGGATGCTCCTAGACAG ATCCTAAGAAATGAGGAAGGCAAAAAGCTTGGTCTGAAAGTGAATGAGAAAAGCTCTGTTCAGAAGGAAAGTGATGTAAAAATGTCTGATGCTGAG GGATCATTGAATGGAGGGGAGCCATCTGTAGTTCCCATGGAGGAGG GTGAAAAGGAAACACAGATGACTGGAATTTATGATTTGGTTGCTGTATTAACCCACAAGGGCAGAAGTGCTGATTCAGGACATTATGTTGGTTGGGTCAAGCAAGAAAATG GCAAATGGATAGAGTTTGACGATGACAATCCCAAACCAAAACTAGAAGAAGACATAACTAGACTATCCGGAGGAG GTGATTGGCACATGGCGTATATAATCATGTACAAGGCTCGTGTTGTATCTGTGTAA